One window of the Eucalyptus grandis isolate ANBG69807.140 chromosome 8, ASM1654582v1, whole genome shotgun sequence genome contains the following:
- the LOC120286505 gene encoding uclacyanin 1-like, with amino-acid sequence MATLRSLTCFVIAALLIELAAAASYTVGGPNGGWDTATNVQTWASSQKFLAGDTLVFQYAPSHDVTEVNKAEYDSCQATSPIKTSTGGSTTVSLTSPGKRYFICSTPGHCTAGMKLEVDTLAATSSPPPAVPVTPPTASPATLPPTSPATPPQRSPAASPPSRSPAAPPPAESPASPPRSALAPKTPESSPAATPGLAPPSDTSVGSVAPSGTVAESPKSSANRGSWTFTWAIGVCFGVVSLLAV; translated from the exons ATGGCAACTCTCAGATCGTTGACTTGCTTCGTCATAGCAGCGTTGCTGATCGAACTAGCCGCGGCAGCTAGCTACACGGTCGGAGGCCCAAACGGCGGGTGGGACACGGCTACCAATGTCCAGACCTGGGCATCATCTCAGAAGTTCTTAGCAGGAGATACTCTGG TCTTTCAGTACGCGCCAAGCCATGATGTAACCGAAGTCAACAAGGCAGAGTACGACTCTTGCCAAGCAACCAGCCCAATCAAAACAAGCACTGGCGGATCCACCACTGTTTCCCTCACATCTCCGGGCAAGAGATACTTCATTTGCTCTACCCCGGGACACTGCACCGCAGGAATGAAGCTTGAAGTAGACACCCTCGCAGCCACTTCATCCCCGCCACCAGCCGTTCCCGTCACCCCCCCAACCGCATCTCCTGCCACCCTACCACCCACATCTCCAGCCACCCCACCGCAGAGATCCCCAGCTGCTTCCCCACCGTCGAGATCTCCAGCAGCCCCTCCTCCAGCAGAATCTCCGGCCAGTCCTCCACGTTCCGCTCTGGCTCCTAAAACACCCGAATCCTCACCAGCAGCGACCCCAGGATTGGCTCCACCAAGCGACACTTCCGTAGGATCAGTTGCCCCAAGCGGAACTGTTGCGGAATCACCCAAGTCATCGGCCAACAGAGGAAGTTGGACTTTTACTTGGGCAATAGGAGTATGCTTTGGAGTTGTAAGCCTTCTGGCTGTGTGA
- the LOC120286687 gene encoding cysteine-rich repeat secretory protein 38-like has translation MFLSISIPLLLLCFFLLLDTSFSAGPLYHICFGKDNYTSGSPFKTNLDSLLTTLVSKVPPSGFGTGSSGEGNDQVYGLALCRGDVSSSDCESCVSDAGPELLQRCPEQKGAIIWYDNCLLKYSNVEFFGKIDTKNKFHLLNVQDVDMDFMEFYRKIKQLLSNLTDEAVAGPKLYAYGELGLGGNKTLFGLAQCTRDLSADDCKTCLKGAISDLPSCCYGKRGGRTVGGSCNVRYELYPFVDV, from the exons ATGTTTCTCTCCATATCaatccctctcctcctcctttgtttcttccttcttctcgaCACGAGCTTCAGTGCCGGTCCGCTTTACCATATTTGCTTCGGCAAAGATAACTACACTTCCGGTAGTCCTTTCAAAACCAATCTTGATAGCTTGCTCACTACTCTCGTTTCCAAGGTCCCTCCCAGTGGGTTCGGAACCGGCTCAAGCGGCGAGGGGAACGATCAAGTGTACGGGCTAGCTCTTTGCCGGGGTGACGTATCGAGCTCTGACTGCGAAAGTTGCGTCTCCGATGCAGGCCCAGAGCTTTTGCAGCGTTGCCCTGAGCAGAAGGGTGCTATTATTTG GTATGACAATTGTCTCCTCAAGTATTCCAATGTGGAATTCTTCGGCAAGATTGACACCAAGAACAAGTTCCACTTGCTCAACGTGCAGGACGTAGACATGGACTTCATGGAATTCTACAGGAAGATCAAGCAACTGCTGAGCAACTTGACAGACGAAGCCGTGGCAGGTCCCAAATTGTATGCGTATGGCGAACTCGGGCTCGGAGGGAACAAGACACTGTTTGGCTTGGCTCAGTGCACAAGGGATCTATCCGCAGATGACTGCAAGACGTGCCTCAAGGGCGCGATAAGTGACCTGCCAAGCTGCTGCTATGGCAAACGAGGGGGGAGAACCGTTGGGGGGAGTTGCAACGTCAGATATGAGCTTTACCCTTTCGTCGATGTTTGA